The stretch of DNA CTGAAGAAAAAGATAAAATCGAACACCATCGTCCGAAAAACCGGTCGGTTTGATCGGCCTTACTGCGGGAAATCTCGGGCATAGATGTTGCAGTTCTCCGGGCCCGAGGAGATTTCTATGTCGGAAACCCAATCGACCCTCTCTGTAGAATCCATCGATCGCAAGATCCTGTTCCTGCGGGGGCAGAAGGTGATGCTGGATGCGGATCTTGCTGCCTTGTACGGCGTCCCCACCAAGCGTCTCAATGAGCAGATTCGCAGGAACCCCAAACGATTCCCAGCCGACTTCATGTTTCAACTGAATATTCAAGAGGTTACAAACTTGAGGTCGCAAATTGCGACCTCAAAATACTGGGGCGGTCGTCGATTTCGACCCTATGCATTTACCGAACAAGGGGTAGCAATGCTCTCTAGTGTATTGAATAGCGAGCGAGCCATAGAGGTTAATGTGGAAATCATGCGGGCCTTCGTTCGGCTCCGGCAACTTTTATCCTCCAATAAGGAGCTCTCCCGACGCCTCGACGAGCTGGAAAAGAAATACGACCACCAGTTCAAGGTCGTCTTCGATGCCATTCGGGAAATGATGACGCCGCCGCCTTCCGGGCGGCGGAAGATCGGGTTTGCCAACGATTAGCTGGAAGGCCGTCGAGATCCTTCCCACCGAATAAGTTTCAAAAACAATTCATTCCTTCGCATTCGTGATCTCATACCGCTCTATCTTTCCGGTCAATGTTTCTTCACCCAAAGTGGCGTAAATCGTGCCCTCGGCGATCGCCAGGTCGAACGCCATGCGCCGTTCGAGTTTTGCCGCAAAAGCGGCGAGCCAGGCGCGGTCCACGGCGTAGACTTCGATGGACCCGGCGCGATGGATGCGTTCGCCCGCCAGGTTCCCCATCCACGACGCCACGTCCTTGTGCGAATACACGGCCACGCGCGCGGCCGATTTGCTGGCCTTGTGCAAACGGGCCGCGTCCGGGGCGCCGATCTCGATCCAGGTCCGCAACGCGCCCGTCAGGTCGCGCACCGAGAGCGTGGGCTCGTCGGGGTCGGAGAGGCCTCCGCTGGAGAAGGCGATGCCTTCGGTGAACTCCCGGCAATACGCGAGCACGCGCGTGAGGAGATATTCCGCGGTTTCCGAAGGATGGCGCGCGACCCGCAGCGAGAGGGTTTCGTAAACCTGGCGATCCCCGTCGGAGAGGCGGATGTCGAAGATGTAAATGGTGGAGCTGAGGGCCATGTGAGGGACGGGAGATCGGCTTTATCGCGGGAGCGACACCACCGGGCAATACTCCCCTTTGAGCCCCCTCCTCCACCAGGCCCCGTCCACGGCCTTCGTCTCCGGGTCCGTGAACCGGTAGTCGTAGAGGACGGACCGGACGTAGAGCGGGGGCTTGTCCGGGAAGGGGTTCGTCTCCAGGAGCTCCAAGACCGGCGGCGAGCCTTGCAGCAGGCGGTAGAGGAAGTTCGTGAACCAGGGGTTCCGCTCGCAGGTGCCGAGGGCCGCGAACCACATCTGCCAGTCGAGCCTCGGCTGACGGGGCTCGACGAAGCCGGGCCTCCGCGTCACGTCGCCCGGCTTCCACTTGAACTCGTACGGGAGCCACGTGACGCCGTCCATGCTCCCCTCCACGACGACCTCCGCGCGCTCCGTCGTCATGACGGCGAAGAGGCCGTAGGTGTTGACCGACCGGAACGGGGCGACCGCGGCCAGGACACCGCGGGCGGGCCCCGGCATCCACCCGGCCCCGAAGACCCGCGCGGCCCATTCCGCCCCGCTTAACGCCACGATGAAGACCGCCAGGGGGATGAAAAAGACGAGGGGCAGGCGCGAGGGCTGGGGCGTCCGCACCGCCCGCGAGGCCCGGGGCTCGCTGAGCGAGGTCTCCCTCTCCGCCCTCTTCTCCTTCCTCTCCCTCCGCGCGAGAAAACCGAGGCACTCGTCGTCGAGCAGAACGACGCAGAGGACGCAGGTCAGGAGATTGAAAAAGCCGTAGTTCCCCGTGGCGGCGATGAGCCCCTGGAAGACGACGAAGGCCCAGAACGCGGCGATCCGGAACCGGCGCGTGAGAAAGATAAAAAACGGCACGGCGAGTTCGATCGCGAACATGACGCCCTCCGAGGCCATGTGAAACCAGGCCGGGAGCTGGTGGGCGTACCACCCGATCCACGTCGGCAGGGGCTGGGTCTCATAGTGGTAGGTGAGCGCCGTGAAGGAGGCCCAGGCCAGGTCGCCGGAGAGGATCTTCACCAGGCCCGACTGGAGCATGAGCCGGAAGAGGAGCCAGCGGAGGAGCCAGACCATCACGCCCGACGGAGGCGGGACGTTCGAGAGTTTCTCGCGCCACCGGAAGGGCGCGAAGAAGATGGCCAGAAATCCCGTTTCGAGGAGGAGGTTGTCCCATTGAAAGGAAAGGAACTCGCCCGAGACGGTCACGAGCGAGAGGTAGAAGGCCCACAGGAGGAGGAAGACGAGGGGCTCCGCGAACCCCGCGATGGCGATCACGGACAGGAGGATCCCCCCGCCGCAGACGAAGTGCAGAAAGCGGTCGCTGGTGGAGAACCAGAAGACCGTGGGGAGGAGGTCGGCGCGCCACGGGATCTTCGCGGCCGCCGCCTGCATCAACTGGGAGGCGGGCAGGACGCCGCCGGAGCCGATGAGGCCGTCCAGCTGCAGCCACAGGGAGAGAAAGGCGATGAAGTAGACGAGGGCGAGGAGACGTGAGAAGACGGCGCGGGTGAAAATCACGGTGGGTTATTTTACGGGAAAAATACTGGCGCCACTAGCGATTTGCGGGCTGCTGGCGGAACCGGCCATGGCCGAAGAACAATCGCTCGGGGAGATCGAGATCCGCGCGGGGGCCGAGACCCGGGCGGGGACGGGCGCGGCCGCCGCCTACGACTCGGCCGCGTTCACCAGCGTCATCACCGCCAGGGACCTGGAGGGCCGCAGGACGAACCTCTCCGAGGTCCTGGAGGAGCAGGCCGGGGTCCAGGTCAAGCGCCGCGGGGGCCTGGACGACTTCGCCACCGTCTCCATCCGGGGCTCCACCTCCGAGCAGGTCGCGGTCTACGTGGACGGCATCCCGCTCGGCCAGGGCCAGGGCGGGTCGGTGAACGTCGCGTCCATCCCCACCGATCAGATCGAGAGGATCGAGGTCTACAAGGGGGCGGCGCCCGCGCGCTTTCAGACGAGCGCCATCGGCGGCGTCGTCAACATCGTCACGAAGAAGGCGGGGCGCGGAAGGGAGACGCGCCTCAGCGCCTCTTATGGATCGTTCAACACGATCGAGGGCACCCTGCTCCAATCCCAGCGTTTTGAGAGGACTGCCTATCAAGCCGGATACACGTACACGCGCAGCTCCGGCGACTTTACCTTCGAGAGCGACAACGGCACGCCGTTCAATCCGGACGACGATCGGGTCGAGAAGCGGCGGAACAACGAATTCGCGCGGCACAACCTGCTGACGAAATTCGATTGGAGGAATTTCTCCTTCAACAACCAATTCTTCCGCGAGGACCGCGGGATCCCGGGCCTGGGCACCCTCACGTCGGAGACGGCCGATCTCTCGACGACGCGGAACGCCTTTTCGGTGGAGATCCGCAGCGTAGGGGCGCAATTAATTGCGCCCCTACAAATATCCCTCATCCCCTTTTTTCAGTACCAGAAGCAGCAATTCACGGACCGGGACGGCGACATCGGCCTGGGCACGCAGGACAACGACAACGACACGTTCCAATACGGCTCGTCCATCCTCGCCGAAACGCCGGCCGGCCGCCATCAACGGCTGACGGCCACGCTCGACTACCGCGGCGAGCAGTTCCTGCCCGAAGACTTTGCGCGAACGCCGTCGTCGCAGCCTCACAGCGTCCGCAACACCGCCAGCTTCGGGTTGGAGGACGAGATCTATCTCTGGGACGAGAGGCTGATCCTCAATCCCTCGGTGCGCACGGAGCATATCTTCGACACCCAGGCCGGCGCGCCGTCCACGGCGCATCATCCGGTCAGCGGCAAGGTCGGCGTGAAGGTCCAGCCCTGGGGCGGCGACGGCATCGCCGTCTTCAAAACGAATTTTTCGCGGGGGTTCCGCATCCCGAGTTTTTCGGAGCTCTTCGGCGACCGCGGCACGTTCGTCGGAAATCCGTCGCTGGAACCCGAGAAGAGTTTGAACTGGGATATCGGCGGGATCTTCCGGATCGCGCCCGTGCGCCTCGAAATCTCCTACTACCTGAACCACATCGACGACCTGATCCAGTTGGTCCAGACCTCCCAATTCACGGTCCAGGCCCAGAACCTGACCAAGGCCCGCATCCAGGGCGCGGAGGCGACGGTCTCGGCGACGCTCTTCGATCACCTCGATCTCGCCGCCGACTATACCTTTCAGTGGGCCAAGGACGTGAGCGGCCTTCCGGGGCTCGACGGCAACTTCCTTCCCGGACGCCCCCGCCACGAGGCGAGCGCCAAGGCGGCCTATTTTACGGATTGGAGCCGCGTGTTCACCGACGTCACCTTTCAGGACGGAAACTTTCTGGACACCCAGAACGTCCTCCGCGTCGACCACCGCGTCCTCCTGGGCGCCGGTTTTTCCATCACCTACCCCAAGCGGCTGACCTGGGGCTTCGAGGGCAAGAACCTCTTGAACGACCGCATCGAGGACGTGGTCGGCTTCCCCCTGCCCGGACGGAGTTTTTTCGGGAAGGTCGAGCTGAAGATCTGATCTCGCGACGGAATTAAGATTATTCCCGACACATTTCCCGAATCATACCGATAACTTGTGTGTCACCGGCGGGGGTGCTATAAGGGCTCCGAACCGGTTGACGGGGGACCCCGTTAACATGAGGAAATTATTCATCATTTTTGGATTGGCCCTCTTCACGGCCGCCTGCGGGACCGGCGACGGCGGCTATCAGGTCATCGAGGTCCCGAACGGGAGC from bacterium encodes:
- a CDS encoding YaeQ family protein translates to MALSSTIYIFDIRLSDGDRQVYETLSLRVARHPSETAEYLLTRVLAYCREFTEGIAFSSGGLSDPDEPTLSVRDLTGALRTWIEIGAPDAARLHKASKSAARVAVYSHKDVASWMGNLAGERIHRAGSIEVYAVDRAWLAAFAAKLERRMAFDLAIAEGTIYATLGEETLTGKIERYEITNAKE
- a CDS encoding ORF6N domain-containing protein, yielding MSETQSTLSVESIDRKILFLRGQKVMLDADLAALYGVPTKRLNEQIRRNPKRFPADFMFQLNIQEVTNLRSQIATSKYWGGRRFRPYAFTEQGVAMLSSVLNSERAIEVNVEIMRAFVRLRQLLSSNKELSRRLDELEKKYDHQFKVVFDAIREMMTPPPSGRRKIGFAND
- a CDS encoding lipase maturation factor family protein, with amino-acid sequence MIFTRAVFSRLLALVYFIAFLSLWLQLDGLIGSGGVLPASQLMQAAAAKIPWRADLLPTVFWFSTSDRFLHFVCGGGILLSVIAIAGFAEPLVFLLLWAFYLSLVTVSGEFLSFQWDNLLLETGFLAIFFAPFRWREKLSNVPPPSGVMVWLLRWLLFRLMLQSGLVKILSGDLAWASFTALTYHYETQPLPTWIGWYAHQLPAWFHMASEGVMFAIELAVPFFIFLTRRFRIAAFWAFVVFQGLIAATGNYGFFNLLTCVLCVVLLDDECLGFLARRERKEKRAERETSLSEPRASRAVRTPQPSRLPLVFFIPLAVFIVALSGAEWAARVFGAGWMPGPARGVLAAVAPFRSVNTYGLFAVMTTERAEVVVEGSMDGVTWLPYEFKWKPGDVTRRPGFVEPRQPRLDWQMWFAALGTCERNPWFTNFLYRLLQGSPPVLELLETNPFPDKPPLYVRSVLYDYRFTDPETKAVDGAWWRRGLKGEYCPVVSLPR
- a CDS encoding TonB-dependent receptor, with protein sequence MKITVGYFTGKILAPLAICGLLAEPAMAEEQSLGEIEIRAGAETRAGTGAAAAYDSAAFTSVITARDLEGRRTNLSEVLEEQAGVQVKRRGGLDDFATVSIRGSTSEQVAVYVDGIPLGQGQGGSVNVASIPTDQIERIEVYKGAAPARFQTSAIGGVVNIVTKKAGRGRETRLSASYGSFNTIEGTLLQSQRFERTAYQAGYTYTRSSGDFTFESDNGTPFNPDDDRVEKRRNNEFARHNLLTKFDWRNFSFNNQFFREDRGIPGLGTLTSETADLSTTRNAFSVEIRSVGAQLIAPLQISLIPFFQYQKQQFTDRDGDIGLGTQDNDNDTFQYGSSILAETPAGRHQRLTATLDYRGEQFLPEDFARTPSSQPHSVRNTASFGLEDEIYLWDERLILNPSVRTEHIFDTQAGAPSTAHHPVSGKVGVKVQPWGGDGIAVFKTNFSRGFRIPSFSELFGDRGTFVGNPSLEPEKSLNWDIGGIFRIAPVRLEISYYLNHIDDLIQLVQTSQFTVQAQNLTKARIQGAEATVSATLFDHLDLAADYTFQWAKDVSGLPGLDGNFLPGRPRHEASAKAAYFTDWSRVFTDVTFQDGNFLDTQNVLRVDHRVLLGAGFSITYPKRLTWGFEGKNLLNDRIEDVVGFPLPGRSFFGKVELKI